One genomic segment of Macrobrachium rosenbergii isolate ZJJX-2024 chromosome 40, ASM4041242v1, whole genome shotgun sequence includes these proteins:
- the LOC136826349 gene encoding SUMO-interacting motif-containing protein 1-like, whose amino-acid sequence MVGNGVVVTAGVDMFRDGVVVVATGVDVVNDEVVVVAAGVDVVIGGVVVAAGVDVVSDGVVVVAAGVYVVSDGVVAVAAVVDMVTDGVVVVAAGVNVVSGGVVVVAAGVDVVSGGVVVVAAGVNVVSGGVVVVGAGVDVVSGGVVVVAAGVNVVSGGVVVVAAEVNVVSGGVVVVAAGVDVVSGGVVVVAAEVDVVSGGVVVVAAWADMVSGGVIVAAEVDVVSGGVVVVAAGVDVVSGGVVVVAAGIDVVSGGVVVVAAMVDVVSGGVVVAAGVDVVNDGVVVVAAGGDVDSEGVVAVAAGVDVVSDGVVVVAAGVDVVSG is encoded by the coding sequence ATGGTTGGCAATGGAGTTGTAGTTACTGCAGGAGTAGATATGTTTAGAGATGGAGTTGTCGTTGTTGCTacaggggtagatgtggttaatGATGaggttgttgtagttgctgcaggggtagatgtggttatTGGTGgagttgtagttgctgcaggggtagatgtagtcagtgatggagttgttgtagttgctgcaggggtatatgtggttagtgatggagttgttgcAGTTGCTGCAGTGGTAGATATGGTTactgatggagttgttgtagttgctgcaggggtaaaTGTGGTCAGTggtggagttgttgtagttgctgcaggggtagatgtggtcagtggtggagttgttgtagttgctgcaggggtaaaTGTGGTCAGTggtggagttgttgtagttggtgcaggggtagatgtggtcagtggtggagttgttgtagttgctgcggGGGTAAATGTGGTCAGTggtggagttgttgtagttgctgcagagGTAAATGTGGTCAGTggtggagttgttgtagttgctgcaggggtagatgtggtcagtggtggagttgttgtagttgctgcagagGTAGATGTGGTCAGTggtggagttgttgtagttgctgcatgGGCAGATATGGTTAGTGGTGGAGTTATAGTTGCAGCAGAGGTAGATGTGGTCAGTggtggagttgttgtagttgctgcaggggtagatgtggtcagtggtggagttgttgtagttgctgcagggatAGATGTGGTCAGTggtggagttgttgtagttgctgcaatggtagatgtggttagtggtggagttgtagttgctgcaggggtagatgtagttaatgatggagttgttgtagttgctgcagggggaGATGTGGATAGTGAGGGAGTTGTTGcagttgctgcaggggtagatgtggttagtgatggagttgttgtagttgccgcaggggtagatgtggtcaGTGGTTGA
- the LOC136826350 gene encoding uncharacterized protein: protein MVSDGVVVVAAGVDVVGDEVVVVAAGGRWDRDRVVVIDVVSDGVVVIAAGVDVVSDGVVVAGREDVVSDGVVVVAAKVDVIRDGVVVASAGVVVVRDGVVVVAAGVDVVGVVVVIDGVVVIAAGVDVFSDGVVVVAAGVVVVKDGVVVVATGLDVVSDGVVVVAARVDVVRDGVVVASAGVDVVRDGVVVVAAGVDVVIDVVVVAAVVDVVSDGVVVVAAGVDVVRDGVVVASAGVDVVRDGVVVAVGVNVVSDGVVVDAAGVDVVRGVDVVREDGVVVVAAGEDVVVVRDGVDVVSDEAVVVAAGVDEVSDGIVVVAAGVDVVRDGVVVVAAGVDVRLLLLEMLGYRSRCSCDGVVVVAAGVDVVSDGVVVVAAGIDVVSDGVVLVAAGVDVVSDGVVVVSAVEVSEMWLDVVSDGVVVVARWGSDVVSRGGVRCAELVSDGVVVVAAGVDVVNDGVVVVAAGVDVVSDGVVVVAVGVDVVSDGGVVVAAVVDVVNDGVVVVAAGVDVVSDGVVVVAAGVDVVSDGVVVVAAGVRCRVDVVSDGVVVVAAGVDVDDG, encoded by the exons atggttagtgatggagttgttgtagttgctgcaggggtagacGTGGTTGGTGATgaagttgttgtagttgctgcaggg ggtaGATGGGACAGAGATAGAGTTGTGGTTAtagatgtggttagtgatggagtgGTTGTGattgctgcaggggtagatgtggtcaGTGATGGAGTTGTAGTTGCTGGAAGGGAAGAcgtggttagtgatggagttgttgtagttgctgcaaaGGTAGATGTGATCagagatggagttgttgtagcTTCTGCAGGGGTTGTTGTGGTTAGAGATGGAGtcgttgtagttgctgcaggggtagatgtggttg GGGTTGTTGTGGTTATAGATGGAGTGGTTGTGattgctgcaggggtagatgtatttagtgatggagttgttgtagttgctgcaggggtagttGTGGTTAaagatggagttgttgtagttgctacAGGATTAGATGTGGtgagtgatggagttgttgtagttgctgcaagGGTAGATGTGGTTAGAGATGGAGTTGTAGTAGCTTCTGCTGGGGTTGATGTGGTTagagatggagttgttgtagttgctgcaggggtagatgtggttatAGATGTAGTTGTAGTTGCTGCAGTggtagatgtggttagtgatggagttgttgtagttgctgcaggggtggATGTGGTTAGAGATGGAGTTGTCGTAGCTtctgcaggggtagatgtggttagaGATGGAGTTGTAGTTGCTGTAGGGGTGaatgtggttagtgatggagttgttgtagatgctgcaggggtagatgtggttagaggggtagatgtggttagggaagatggagttgttgtagttgctgcaggggaaGATGTGGTTGTGGTTAGAGATG gggtagatgtggttagtgatgAAGCTGTGGTAGTTGCTGCAGGAGTAGATGAGGTTAGTGATGGAATTGtcgtagttgctgcaggggtagatgtggttagagatggagttgtcgtagttgctgcaggggtagatgtg CGGTTGTTGTTGTTAGAGATGTTAGGTTACAGGAGCAGATGTAGTTGTGATGGAGTTGTTGTCGTTGCTGCgggggtagatgtggttagtgatggagttgttgtagttgctgcagggatagatgtggttagtgatggagttgtttTAGTTGCTGCAGG ggtagatgtggttagtgatggagttgttgtagtttcTGCTGTAGAGGTTAGTGAGATGTGGTtagatgtggttagtgatggagttgttgtagttgctagATGGGGTAGTGATGTGGTTAGCAGGGGAGGAGTtagatgtg CGGAGttggttagtgatggagttgttgtggttgctgcaggggtagatgtggttaatgatggagttgttgtagttgctgcgggggtagatgtggttagtgatggGGTTGTTGTAGTTGCGgtaggggtagatgtggttagtgatgggggtgttgtagttgctgcagtgGTAGATGTGGTTaatgatggagttgttgtagttgctgcaggggtagatgtggttagtgatggagttgttgtagttgctgcaggggtagatgtggttagtgatggagttgttgtagttgctgcaggagTGAGATGTagggtagatgtggttagtgatggagttgttgtggttgctgcaggggtagatgtggaTGATGGTTAG
- the LOC136826351 gene encoding uncharacterized protein: protein MVSDGVVVAGVDVVSDGVVVVAAAVDVVRDGVVVVAARVDMVSDGVVVVAAGVDMVNDGVVVVAAEVDVVSDGVVIVAAGVDMVNDGVVVGAVGVDVVRDVVVVAAGVDVVSDGVVVVAAGVDVVRDEVVVAAGVDVVRDGVVVVAAGVDVVSDVVVVAAEVDVVSDGFVVVAAGVDVVSDVVVVATGGDVVSDGVVVVSAGVVVVRDGIVVVAAGVDVVSDVVVVATGGDVVSDGVVVVSAGVVVVRDGIVVVAAGVDVVSDGVVVVSAVVVIVVDGVVVDAPVKINGR from the coding sequence atggttagtgatggagttgttgttgcaggggtagatgtggttagtgatggagttgttgtagttgctgcagcgGTAGATGTGGTTAGggatggagttgttgtagttgctgcaagGGTAGATatggttagtgatggagttgtcgtagttgctgcaggggtagataTGGTTaatgatggagttgttgtagttgctgcagaggtagatgtggttagtgatggagttgtcatagttgctgcaggggtagataTGGTTAATGATGGAGTTGTTGTTGGTGCAGTAGGGGTAGATGTAGTTAGAGATGtagttgtagttgctgcaggggtagatgtggtgagtgatggagttgttgtggttgctgcaggggtagatgtggttaggGATGAAGTTGTAGTCGCTGCGGGGGTAGATGTTGTTAGAGATGGAGTTGtcgtagttgctgcaggggtagatgtggttagtgatgtagttgtagttgctgcagaggtagatgtggttagtgatggatttgtcgtagttgctgcaggggtagatgtggttagtgatgTAGTTGTAGTTGCCACAGGGGGagatgtggttagtgatggagttgttgtggtcTCTGCAGGGGTTGTTGTGGTTAGAGATGGAATTGtcgtagttgctgcaggggtagatgtggttagtgatgTAGTTGTAGTTGCCACAGGGGGagatgtggttagtgatggagttgttgtagtttcTGCAGGGGTTGTTGTGGTTAGAGATGGAATTGtcgtagttgctgcaggggtagatgtggttagtgatggagttgtcGTAGTTTCTGCAGTCGTTGTCATAGTTGTTGATGGAGTTGTGGTAGATGctcctgtgaaaataaatggCAGATAG
- the LOC136826352 gene encoding uncharacterized protein — translation MVGNGVVVAAGVDMVSDGVIVGAAGVDVVSDGVFVVTTGVRVVSDGVVIVAAGVDVVSDGVVVATEVDVVRDGVVVVAAVVDVVRDGVVVATGVDVVSDGLVVVAAGVDVVSDVVVVDVGVDLVSDGVVVVSAGVVVVRDGVVVVATGGGVVVVAAGVVVVSDGVVVVSVGVVVNRDGVVVVAAGVDVVSDAVVVAARVDVDNDGVVVVAAGVDVVSDVVIVAVGVDVASGVVVVRDDVVVIAAEVDVVSDAVVVAAGVDVASDEVVVVSVGVVVVRDGVVVVAAGVDVASDEVVVVSVGVVVVRVGVVVVAAGVDVVSDGVVVVSVGVVVVRGGVVVVTAGVVVVSDGVVVVSVGVVVVRGGVVLAALVVVVSDGIVVVSVGVVVVSDGIVVVSVGVVVVSDGVVVVSIGVVVVRDGVVVVAAGVDVASDEVVVVSVGVVVVRDGVVVVAAG, via the exons ATGGTTGGCAATGgagttgtagttgctgcaggggtagataTGGTCAGTGATGGAGTTATTGTAGgtgctgcaggggtagatgtggtcaGTGATGGAGTTTTTGTAGTTACTACAGGGGTACgtgtggttagtgatggagttgtcatagttgctgcaggggtagatgtggttagtgatggagttgtaGTTGCTACAGAAGTAGATGTGGTTagagatggagttgttgtagttgctgcagtgGTAGATGTGGTTAGAGATGGAGTTGTAGTTGCTACAGGTGTAGATGTGGTGAGTGATGGACTTGtcgtagttgctgcaggggtagatgtggttagtgatgTAGTTGTAGTTGATGTAGGGGTAGATTTGGTTAGTGATGGTGTTGTCGTAGTTTCTGCAGGGGTTGTTGTGGTTAGAGATGGCGTTGTTGTAGTTGCTACagg AGGTGGAGTTGtcgtagttgctgcaggggtagttgtggttagtgatggagttgtcGTAGTTTCTGTAGGGGTTGTTGTGAATAGAGATGgcgttgttgtagttgctgcaggggtagatgtggttagtgatgCAGTTGTAGTTGCTGCGAGGGTAGATGTGGATAATGATGGAGTTGTCGTAGTTGCTGCAGGTgtagatgtggttagtgatgTAGTTATAGTTGCTGTGGGGGTAGATGTGGCTAGTG GGGTTGTTGTGGTTAGAGATGACGTTGTCGTAATTGCTGCAGAggtagatgtggttagtgatgCAGTTGTAGTTGCTGCGGGGGTAGATGTGGCTAGTGATGAAGTTGTCGTAGTTTCTGTAGGGGTTGTTGTGGTTagagatggagttgttgtagttgctgcaggggtagatgtggcTAGTGATGAAGTTGTCGTAGTTTCTGTAGGGGTTGTTGTGGTTAGAGTTGGAGTTGtcgtagttgctgcaggggtagatgtggttagtgatggagttgtcGTAGTTTCTGTAGGGGTTGTTGTGGTTAGAGGTGGAGTTGTCGTAGTTACTGCAGGGGTAGttgtggttagtgatggagttgtcGTAGTTTCTGTAGGTGTTGTTGTGGTTAGAGGTGGAGTTGTACTTGCTGCATTGGTAGTTGTGGTTAGTGATGGAATTGTTGTAGTTTCTGTAGGGGTAGTTGTGGTTAGTGATGGAATTGTTGTAGTTTCTGTAGGGGTAGttgtggttagtgatggagttgtcGTAGTTTCTATAGGGGTTGTTGTGGTTAGAGATGGAGTTGtcgtagttgctgcaggggtagatgtggcTAGTGATGAAGTTGTCGTAGTTTCTGTAGGGGTTGTTGTGGTTagagatggagttgttgtagttgctgcagggtaG